From one Solanum lycopersicum chromosome 12, SLM_r2.1 genomic stretch:
- the LOC101246216 gene encoding zinc finger CCCH domain-containing protein 13 isoform X1, which produces MMVERKLYKTKLCMLYQRGRCHRQTCSFAHGNAELRRFSGSGGEMRDFRGRDLREKLDREHSPVGRYSSGKGHSPVGRYSSGRGHSPVGRYSSERGHSPVGRYSSDRDARERHASRGRSPPESVERSDRKRRMKQHSDGQSDISGSLNMSDGTGDHVKEKKHLSSNSKDVLQLRQLQSEINMLDDEKRELEIYLEETTCQAESLASKNQELEMELFKEKEERKRITLKTKQFIEAYTNHSRLEAELKRSEAQLQKLAYKLSSDFIRTGASEEDSAINISDGGMAGNHFSSLVEQQKNTSPTKKRPRIHHEADETSNQALTRAKGNGAQRISYPTQLSNEKKDEADFSSDMTFTNKPKASESAVVLPPTSMAAHAKDEDAEVGETEEKLEVAGNATRRAGKGVPSGITEYPFLPPPPPLPRGSSLQFKRDDAGDDEDGRDEEMLEVDIV; this is translated from the exons ATGATGGTGGAAAGGAAGCTGTATAAAACGAAACTATGCATGCTTTATCAGAGAGGTCGTTGTCATCGTCAGACTTGCTCTTTCGCTCATGGCAATGCTGAACTCCGTCGCTTCTCCGGTTCCGGTGGCg AAATGCGAGATTTTCGTGGTCGTGACTTGAGAGAGAAGCTTGATAGAGAGCATTCTCCAGTGGGAAGATACTCCTCTGGTAAAGGGCATTCTCCAGTGGGTAGATACTCCTCTGGTAGAGGGCATTCTCCAGTGGGTAGATACTCTTCTGAAAGAGGGCATTCTCCAGTGGGCAGATACTCTTCTGATAGAGATGCAAGAGAGAGACATGCATCCCGTG GACGCAGTCCTCCTGAGTCTGTTGAGAGGAG TGATAGAAAGCGCAGGATGAAACAGCATTCGGATGGTCAAAGTGACATCTCTGGAAGTTTGAACATGTCCGATGGGACAGGAGATCATGTGAAGGAGAAAAAACATTTATCGTCCAATTCCAAAGATGTCCTTCAG CTTAGGCAGTTGCAATCTGAAATCAATATGTTGGATGACGAAAAACGAGAACTGGAG ATATACCTTGAAGAGACAACTTGTCAGGCAGAAAGTCTAGCTTCAAAAAATCAGGAACTAGAGATGGAACTTTTCAAGGAAAAGGAGGAACGTAAAAG GATTACTTTGAAGACTAAGCAGTTCATTGAAGCATATACTAATCACTCACGGTTGGAAGCTGAACTGAAGAG GTCAGAAGCTCAGCTTCAAAAGCTCGCTTACAAACTCAGCTCAGATTTCATCAGAACTGGTGCAAGTGAAGAGGATTCTGCCATCAACATTAGTGATGGAGGGATGGCTGGTAATCATTTTAGTTCATTGGTTGAGCAGCAGAAGAATACTTCACCTACCAAGAAAAGGCCGAGAATTCATCATGAAGCTGATGAAACGTCAAATCAAG CGTTAACAAGAGCAAAAGGAAATGGTGCGCAGAGGATAAGCTATCCTACTCAGCTGAGTAATGAGAAGAAAGACGAGGCAGACTTTTCCAGTGACATGACTTTCACTAACAAG CCCAAAGCTTCTGAGAGTGCTGTTGTTTTGCCACCAACTAGCATGGCCGCTCATGCAAAGGATGAAGATGCCGAAGTTGGCGAGACAGAGGAAAAGCTTGAAGTAGCTGGGAATGCTACAAGAAGAGCTGGGAAGGGAGTTCCTTCTGGTATCACAGAATATCCTTTTCTAccacctcctcctcctcttcctcGAGGTTCTAGTTTGCAG TTCAAGCGTGATGATGCAGGTGATGATGAAGATGGACGAGATGAAGAGATGTTGGAGGTGGATATTGTTTAG
- the LOC101246216 gene encoding zinc finger CCCH domain-containing protein 13 isoform X4 — protein sequence MRDFRGRDLREKLDREHSPVGRYSSGKGHSPVGRYSSGRGHSPVGRYSSERGHSPVGRYSSDRDARERHASRRSPPESVERSDRKRRMKQHSDGQSDISGSLNMSDGTGDHVKEKKHLSSNSKDVLQLRQLQSEINMLDDEKRELEIYLEETTCQAESLASKNQELEMELFKEKEERKRITLKTKQFIEAYTNHSRLEAELKRSEAQLQKLAYKLSSDFIRTGASEEDSAINISDGGMAGNHFSSLVEQQKNTSPTKKRPRIHHEADETSNQALTRAKGNGAQRISYPTQLSNEKKDEADFSSDMTFTNKPKASESAVVLPPTSMAAHAKDEDAEVGETEEKLEVAGNATRRAGKGVPSGITEYPFLPPPPPLPRGSSLQFKRDDAGDDEDGRDEEMLEVDIV from the exons ATGCGAGATTTTCGTGGTCGTGACTTGAGAGAGAAGCTTGATAGAGAGCATTCTCCAGTGGGAAGATACTCCTCTGGTAAAGGGCATTCTCCAGTGGGTAGATACTCCTCTGGTAGAGGGCATTCTCCAGTGGGTAGATACTCTTCTGAAAGAGGGCATTCTCCAGTGGGCAGATACTCTTCTGATAGAGATGCAAGAGAGAGACATGCATCCC GACGCAGTCCTCCTGAGTCTGTTGAGAGGAG TGATAGAAAGCGCAGGATGAAACAGCATTCGGATGGTCAAAGTGACATCTCTGGAAGTTTGAACATGTCCGATGGGACAGGAGATCATGTGAAGGAGAAAAAACATTTATCGTCCAATTCCAAAGATGTCCTTCAG CTTAGGCAGTTGCAATCTGAAATCAATATGTTGGATGACGAAAAACGAGAACTGGAG ATATACCTTGAAGAGACAACTTGTCAGGCAGAAAGTCTAGCTTCAAAAAATCAGGAACTAGAGATGGAACTTTTCAAGGAAAAGGAGGAACGTAAAAG GATTACTTTGAAGACTAAGCAGTTCATTGAAGCATATACTAATCACTCACGGTTGGAAGCTGAACTGAAGAG GTCAGAAGCTCAGCTTCAAAAGCTCGCTTACAAACTCAGCTCAGATTTCATCAGAACTGGTGCAAGTGAAGAGGATTCTGCCATCAACATTAGTGATGGAGGGATGGCTGGTAATCATTTTAGTTCATTGGTTGAGCAGCAGAAGAATACTTCACCTACCAAGAAAAGGCCGAGAATTCATCATGAAGCTGATGAAACGTCAAATCAAG CGTTAACAAGAGCAAAAGGAAATGGTGCGCAGAGGATAAGCTATCCTACTCAGCTGAGTAATGAGAAGAAAGACGAGGCAGACTTTTCCAGTGACATGACTTTCACTAACAAG CCCAAAGCTTCTGAGAGTGCTGTTGTTTTGCCACCAACTAGCATGGCCGCTCATGCAAAGGATGAAGATGCCGAAGTTGGCGAGACAGAGGAAAAGCTTGAAGTAGCTGGGAATGCTACAAGAAGAGCTGGGAAGGGAGTTCCTTCTGGTATCACAGAATATCCTTTTCTAccacctcctcctcctcttcctcGAGGTTCTAGTTTGCAG TTCAAGCGTGATGATGCAGGTGATGATGAAGATGGACGAGATGAAGAGATGTTGGAGGTGGATATTGTTTAG
- the LOC101246216 gene encoding zinc finger CCCH domain-containing protein 13 isoform X3, protein MRDFRGRDLREKLDREHSPVGRYSSGKGHSPVGRYSSGRGHSPVGRYSSERGHSPVGRYSSDRDARERHASRGRSPPESVERSDRKRRMKQHSDGQSDISGSLNMSDGTGDHVKEKKHLSSNSKDVLQLRQLQSEINMLDDEKRELEIYLEETTCQAESLASKNQELEMELFKEKEERKRITLKTKQFIEAYTNHSRLEAELKRSEAQLQKLAYKLSSDFIRTGASEEDSAINISDGGMAGNHFSSLVEQQKNTSPTKKRPRIHHEADETSNQALTRAKGNGAQRISYPTQLSNEKKDEADFSSDMTFTNKPKASESAVVLPPTSMAAHAKDEDAEVGETEEKLEVAGNATRRAGKGVPSGITEYPFLPPPPPLPRGSSLQFKRDDAGDDEDGRDEEMLEVDIV, encoded by the exons ATGCGAGATTTTCGTGGTCGTGACTTGAGAGAGAAGCTTGATAGAGAGCATTCTCCAGTGGGAAGATACTCCTCTGGTAAAGGGCATTCTCCAGTGGGTAGATACTCCTCTGGTAGAGGGCATTCTCCAGTGGGTAGATACTCTTCTGAAAGAGGGCATTCTCCAGTGGGCAGATACTCTTCTGATAGAGATGCAAGAGAGAGACATGCATCCCGTG GACGCAGTCCTCCTGAGTCTGTTGAGAGGAG TGATAGAAAGCGCAGGATGAAACAGCATTCGGATGGTCAAAGTGACATCTCTGGAAGTTTGAACATGTCCGATGGGACAGGAGATCATGTGAAGGAGAAAAAACATTTATCGTCCAATTCCAAAGATGTCCTTCAG CTTAGGCAGTTGCAATCTGAAATCAATATGTTGGATGACGAAAAACGAGAACTGGAG ATATACCTTGAAGAGACAACTTGTCAGGCAGAAAGTCTAGCTTCAAAAAATCAGGAACTAGAGATGGAACTTTTCAAGGAAAAGGAGGAACGTAAAAG GATTACTTTGAAGACTAAGCAGTTCATTGAAGCATATACTAATCACTCACGGTTGGAAGCTGAACTGAAGAG GTCAGAAGCTCAGCTTCAAAAGCTCGCTTACAAACTCAGCTCAGATTTCATCAGAACTGGTGCAAGTGAAGAGGATTCTGCCATCAACATTAGTGATGGAGGGATGGCTGGTAATCATTTTAGTTCATTGGTTGAGCAGCAGAAGAATACTTCACCTACCAAGAAAAGGCCGAGAATTCATCATGAAGCTGATGAAACGTCAAATCAAG CGTTAACAAGAGCAAAAGGAAATGGTGCGCAGAGGATAAGCTATCCTACTCAGCTGAGTAATGAGAAGAAAGACGAGGCAGACTTTTCCAGTGACATGACTTTCACTAACAAG CCCAAAGCTTCTGAGAGTGCTGTTGTTTTGCCACCAACTAGCATGGCCGCTCATGCAAAGGATGAAGATGCCGAAGTTGGCGAGACAGAGGAAAAGCTTGAAGTAGCTGGGAATGCTACAAGAAGAGCTGGGAAGGGAGTTCCTTCTGGTATCACAGAATATCCTTTTCTAccacctcctcctcctcttcctcGAGGTTCTAGTTTGCAG TTCAAGCGTGATGATGCAGGTGATGATGAAGATGGACGAGATGAAGAGATGTTGGAGGTGGATATTGTTTAG
- the LOC101246216 gene encoding zinc finger CCCH domain-containing protein 13 isoform X2 encodes MMVERKLYKTKLCMLYQRGRCHRQTCSFAHGNAELRRFSGSGGEMRDFRGRDLREKLDREHSPVGRYSSGKGHSPVGRYSSGRGHSPVGRYSSERGHSPVGRYSSDRDARERHASRRSPPESVERSDRKRRMKQHSDGQSDISGSLNMSDGTGDHVKEKKHLSSNSKDVLQLRQLQSEINMLDDEKRELEIYLEETTCQAESLASKNQELEMELFKEKEERKRITLKTKQFIEAYTNHSRLEAELKRSEAQLQKLAYKLSSDFIRTGASEEDSAINISDGGMAGNHFSSLVEQQKNTSPTKKRPRIHHEADETSNQALTRAKGNGAQRISYPTQLSNEKKDEADFSSDMTFTNKPKASESAVVLPPTSMAAHAKDEDAEVGETEEKLEVAGNATRRAGKGVPSGITEYPFLPPPPPLPRGSSLQFKRDDAGDDEDGRDEEMLEVDIV; translated from the exons ATGATGGTGGAAAGGAAGCTGTATAAAACGAAACTATGCATGCTTTATCAGAGAGGTCGTTGTCATCGTCAGACTTGCTCTTTCGCTCATGGCAATGCTGAACTCCGTCGCTTCTCCGGTTCCGGTGGCg AAATGCGAGATTTTCGTGGTCGTGACTTGAGAGAGAAGCTTGATAGAGAGCATTCTCCAGTGGGAAGATACTCCTCTGGTAAAGGGCATTCTCCAGTGGGTAGATACTCCTCTGGTAGAGGGCATTCTCCAGTGGGTAGATACTCTTCTGAAAGAGGGCATTCTCCAGTGGGCAGATACTCTTCTGATAGAGATGCAAGAGAGAGACATGCATCCC GACGCAGTCCTCCTGAGTCTGTTGAGAGGAG TGATAGAAAGCGCAGGATGAAACAGCATTCGGATGGTCAAAGTGACATCTCTGGAAGTTTGAACATGTCCGATGGGACAGGAGATCATGTGAAGGAGAAAAAACATTTATCGTCCAATTCCAAAGATGTCCTTCAG CTTAGGCAGTTGCAATCTGAAATCAATATGTTGGATGACGAAAAACGAGAACTGGAG ATATACCTTGAAGAGACAACTTGTCAGGCAGAAAGTCTAGCTTCAAAAAATCAGGAACTAGAGATGGAACTTTTCAAGGAAAAGGAGGAACGTAAAAG GATTACTTTGAAGACTAAGCAGTTCATTGAAGCATATACTAATCACTCACGGTTGGAAGCTGAACTGAAGAG GTCAGAAGCTCAGCTTCAAAAGCTCGCTTACAAACTCAGCTCAGATTTCATCAGAACTGGTGCAAGTGAAGAGGATTCTGCCATCAACATTAGTGATGGAGGGATGGCTGGTAATCATTTTAGTTCATTGGTTGAGCAGCAGAAGAATACTTCACCTACCAAGAAAAGGCCGAGAATTCATCATGAAGCTGATGAAACGTCAAATCAAG CGTTAACAAGAGCAAAAGGAAATGGTGCGCAGAGGATAAGCTATCCTACTCAGCTGAGTAATGAGAAGAAAGACGAGGCAGACTTTTCCAGTGACATGACTTTCACTAACAAG CCCAAAGCTTCTGAGAGTGCTGTTGTTTTGCCACCAACTAGCATGGCCGCTCATGCAAAGGATGAAGATGCCGAAGTTGGCGAGACAGAGGAAAAGCTTGAAGTAGCTGGGAATGCTACAAGAAGAGCTGGGAAGGGAGTTCCTTCTGGTATCACAGAATATCCTTTTCTAccacctcctcctcctcttcctcGAGGTTCTAGTTTGCAG TTCAAGCGTGATGATGCAGGTGATGATGAAGATGGACGAGATGAAGAGATGTTGGAGGTGGATATTGTTTAG
- the LOC101246508 gene encoding uncharacterized protein, which yields MLRRLTRQLTFLNSAESNRFNSLTGSPYRRHFPVKSLPVNFPVVGPSSLSISVKCKSSSSYSAVIGRRMPVEMSSSPMTASVVEDFVHVDGEVANLNSEGSEASVVEEQGAEEVISANVEGEGEGYERKVLPEELSRSVMMLTCDSSANGGICDVYVVGTAHVSSESCQEVEAVINFLKPEVVFLELCSGRVGILTPQNLKVPTMGEMVEMWKKKQNLFGILYSWFLAKVATKLEVFPGAEFRVAYEEAMKYGGKVILGDRPVQVTLRRTWAKMPLWHKTKLVYSLLFQAVFLPKPEDLVKMLKDMDDVDMLTLVIQEMSKQFPTLMDTLVHERDQFMSSMLLKVAREHSSVVAVVGKGHLPGIKKNWEQPIEVKELLSIPSPKPLITVSKIVTTLGVAVAGVAIISGIYVSSKK from the exons ATGCTTCGTCGATTGACTCGCCAACTCACCTTTCTCAACTCGGCCGAGTCGAACCGGTTCAACTCATTAACCGGCTCACCGTACCGTCGTCATTTTCCGGTCAAATCTCTCCCCGTTAATTTTCCCGTCGTAGGTCCTTCGTCTTTATCGATCTCCGTGAAGTGCAAATCTTCCTCCTCCTACTCGGCGGTCATCGGGAGGCGTATGCCGGTGGAGATGAGTTCTAGTCCGATGACGGCGTCGGTGGTGGAGGATTTTGTTCACGTTGATGGAGAAGTTGCTAATTTGAATTCGGAAGGCTCGGAAGCGAGTGTTGTGGAGGAGCAAGGAGCTGAAGAGGTAATTTCGGCGAATGTAGAAGGTGAAGGAGAAGGCTATGAAAGGAAGGTTTTGCCGGAGGAATTGTCGAGGAGTGTAATGATGCTAACTTGTGATTCTTCTGCCAATGGAGGCATTTGCGATGTGTATGTTGTTGGCACTGCTCACGTTTCTTCG GAATCCTGCCAAGAAGTTGAAGCAGTGATCAATTTCTTGAAACCAGAG GTTGTCTTCTTGGAGTTATGCTCAGGTCGGGTGGGTATACTCACACCTCAGAATTTAAAG GTACCAACAATGGGAGAAATGGTGGAGATGtggaagaaaaaacaaaatctgTTTGGGATACTCTACAGCTGGTTTCTTGCCAAG GTTGCTACCAAGCTTGAGGTTTTTCCCGGGGCTGAGTTTCGTGTGGCATATGAAGAAGCAATGAAGTACGGTGGTAAAGTGATTCTCGGTGACCGGCCCGTGCAA GTGACATTACGAAGAACATGGGCAAAAATGCCACTTTGGCACAAGACAAAATTGGTGTACTCTCTATTGTTCCAAGCAGTTTTTTTACCGAAGCCTGAAGATCTCGTCAAAATG TTGAAGGATATGGATGATGTTGACATGTTGACTCTTGTGATTCAAGAAATGAGCAAGCAGTTCCCTACTCTTATGGATACCCTAGTTCATGAGCGAGATCA GTTTATGTCATCAATGTTACTAAAAGTTGCCCGTGAACACAGCTCTGTTGTCGCAGTTGTTGGCAAGGGTCACCTTCCAGGAATCAAGAAGAACTGGGAGCAACCTATTGAG GTTAAGGAACTACTATCAATACCGTCACCCAAACCTCTCATAACTGTTTCGAAGATTGTGACAACCCTTGGAGTTGCTGTTGCAGGAGTCGCCATAATATCTGGCATTTACGTTTCAAGCAAGAAATAA
- the LOC138340746 gene encoding peroxidase 27-like, with product MATLKFLSFLILQLFLITNNCEGVEVGFYKKTCPNVEAIVKETTKHYISIAPTLAAPLLRMHFHDCFVRGCDGSVLLNSTKGNKAEKDAIPNQSLRGFQVIDAAKFALEKECPGIVSCSDILALAARDAVSLINGPTWSVPLGRRDGRVSILSEASKNLPTPFDNFTTLKTTFGALGLNVKDLVVLSGGHTIGMSHCFSFSSRLYNFSGKGDMDPNMDQNYINRLKIKCKPGDVTTIVEMDPGSFKSFDTDYYTMVAKRRGLFASDAALLSNAQTKQYVLSQLNQHGSTFFKDFGESMVKMGQIGVLTGNAGEIRKHCAFVN from the exons atggcaacattaaaatttctttcatttctcATTCTTCAACTCTTTTTGATTACTAATAATTGTGAAGGTGTAGAAGTAGGATTCTACAAGAAAACATGTCCAAATGTGGAAGCAATTGtcaaagaaacaacaaaacaCTACATTTCTATTGCTCCTACTTTGGCTGCCCCTTTGTTAAGAATGCACTTTCATGATTGTTTTGTTAGG GGATGTGATGGTTCAGTGCTATTAAATTcaacaaaaggaaataaagcAGAGAAAGATGCAATTCCAAATCAAAGCCTAAGAGGATTTCAAGTGATAGATGCTGCTAAATTTGCTTTAGAGAAAGAGTGTCCTGGCATTGTATCTTGCTCTGATATTTTAGCCTTAGCTGCTCGTGACGCTGTTTCACTG ATAAATGGACCAACATGGTCAGTCCCATTAGGTAGAAGAGATGGAAGAGTCTCAATTCTCTCAGAGGCCTCAAAAAACCTACCAACTCCTTTTGATAACTTCACTACTCTCAAAACTACATTTGGTGCATTGGGACTAAATGTTAAAGACCTTGTTGTTCTATCAG gaGGACACACAATTGGGATGTCACATTGTTTTTCCTTTTCGAGTCGTTTGTATAATTTCAGTGGCAAAGGTGATATGGATCCAAACATGGATCAAAACTACATTAACCGTTTGAAGATCAAATGCAAACCTGGAGATGTGACTACAATTGTTGAAATGGATCCTGGAAGTTTTAAGAGTTTCGACACTGATTATTACACTATGGTTGCCAAAAGAAGAGGATTATTCGCCTCTGATGCAGCTCTTCTTAGCAATGCTCAAACAAAACAATATGTGTTATCACAGTTAAATCAACATGGATCAACTTTCTTCAAGGATTTTGGTGAATCGATGGTAAAAATGGGACAAATTGGAGTTCTTACTGGGAATGCAGGGGAAATTCGAAAACATTGTGCCTTCGTAAACTAA
- the LOC101246796 gene encoding peroxidase 27, with protein MATLNLFSVFIIYFAIVLRFVNSQGLEVGFYKKTCPNVEKIVKKAVVDYVSIAPTLAAPLLRMHFHDCFVRGCDGSVLLNSTKSNQAEKDAIANLSLRGFQVIDAAKSALEKQCLGVVSCADILALVARDAVSLINGPTWQVPLGRRDGRVSILSEATTNLPTPFDNFTTLKTRFGSLGLSVKDLVVLSGGHTLGVSHCFSFGSRMYNFTGKGDMDPNMDQKYIAQLKTKCKPNDVTTTVEMDPGSFKTFDTDYYNLVSKRRGLFVSDATLLTNKQTKDYVLAQLSSRGSTFFEDFGVSMVNMGKIGVLTDKSGEIRKKCAFIN; from the exons atggcaactctaaatttattttctgttttcataatttattttgcaaTTGTATTGAGATTTGTTAATTCACAAGGCCTTGAAGTAGGGTTCTACAAGAAAACATGTCCAAATGttgaaaaaattgtgaaaaaggCTGTTGTTGACTATGTTTCTATTGCTCCTACTTTGGCTGCTCCTCTGTTGAGAATGCATTTTCATGATTGTTTTGTTAGG GGATGTGATGGTTCAGTGTTACTTAATTCTACTAAAAGTAATCAAGCTGAGAAAGATGCAATTGCAAACCTAAGTCTAAGAGGATTCCAAGTGATTGATGCTGCTAAATCTGCTTTAGAAAAACAATGTCTTGGCGTTGTATCTTGTGCTGATATTTTAGCCTTAGTAGCTCGTGATGCTGTTTCACtg ATTAATGGACCAACATGGCAAGTACCATTGGGAAGAAGAGATGGGAGAGTTTCAATTCTTTCAGAAGCCACAACAAATTTACCAACTCCTTTTGATAATTTCACTACTCTAAAAACAAGATTTGGTTCATTAGGTCTAAGTGTAAAAGACCTAGTTGTTTTATCAg gTGGACACACGCTTGGAGTATCACATTGCTTTTCGTTTGGTAGCCGTATGTACAATTTTACTGGTAAAGGTGATATGGACCCAAACATGGACCAAAAATATATAGCCCAATTGAAGACTAAATGTAAGCCCAATGATGTGACAACCACAGTTGAAATGGACCCTGGAAGTTTCAAAACATTTGACACTGATTATTACAATTTGGTTAGCAAAAGAAGAGGCCTTTTTGTATCTGATGCAACACTTCTcacaaataaacaaacaaaagatTATGTTTTGGCACAATTAAGTTCGAGGGGATCAACTTTTTTTGAGGATTTTGGGGTGTCAATGGTGAATATGGGAAAAATTGGAGTCCTTACTGATAAATCGGGCGAAATTAGAAAAAAGTGTGCTTTTATAAACTAA